A window of the Serinus canaria isolate serCan28SL12 chromosome 27, serCan2020, whole genome shotgun sequence genome harbors these coding sequences:
- the DHX8 gene encoding ATP-dependent RNA helicase DHX8 gives MAELAAAEELAKLEYLSLVSKVCTELDNHLGINDKDLAEFVISLAEKNTTFDTFKAILLKNGAEFTDSLISNLLRLIQTMRPPPKPSTSKEAVVKPKSEKEKLRELYPALCRPDNPNIRNMLDEDDVKVAADALKELEALMPSADKQSKQRGSDHRVKKRKRSRSRSRDRKRRHRSRSRSRSRTWDRNRGKSRYRSRSRSWSPSKERKDREKYLEKSHERWRDKHIDRPPAEEPSIGDIYNGKVTSIMQFGCFVQLEGLRKRWEGLVHISELRREGRVANVADVVSKGQRVKVKVLSFTGSKTSLSMKDVDQDTGEDLNPNRRRNLVGEPNEESSMRNPDRPSHLSLVSAPEVEDDSLERKRLTRISDPEKWEIKQMIAANVLSKEEFPDFDEETGILPKVDDEEDEDLEIELVEEEPPFLRGHTKQSMDMSPIKIVKNPDGSLSQAAMMQSALAKERRELKQAQREAEMDSIPMGLNTHWVDPLPDVDGRQIAANMRGIGMMPNDIPEWKKHAFGGNKASYGKKTQLSIIEQRESLPIFRLKEQLIQAVHDNQILIVIGETGSGKTTQITQYLAEAGYTSRGKIGCTQPRRVAAMSVAKRVSEEFGCCLGQEVGYTIRFEDCTSPETVIKYMTDGMLLRECLIDPDLTQYAIIMLDEAHERTIHTDVLFGLLKKTVQKRQDMKLIVTSATLDAVKFSQYFYEAPIFTIPGRTYPVEILYTKEPETDYLDASLITVMQIHLTEPPGDILVFLTGQEEIDTACEILYERMKSLGPDVPELIILPVYSALPSEMQTRIFDPAPPGSRKVVIATNIAETSLTIDGIYYVVDPGFVKQKVYNSKTGIDQLVVTPISQAQAKQRAGRAGRTGPGKCYRLYTERAYRDEMLTTNVPEIQRTNLASTVLSLKAMGINDLLSFDFMDAPPMETLITAMEQLYTLGALDDEGLLTRLGRRMAEFPLEPMLCKMLIMSVHLGCSEEMLTIVSMLSVQNVFYRPKDKQALADQKKAKFHQTEGDHLTLLAVYNSWKNNKFSNPWCYENFIQARSLRRAQDIRKQMLGIMDRHKLDVVSCGKATVRVQKAICSGFFRNAAKKDPQEGYRTLIDQQVVYIHPSSALFNRQPEWVVYHELVLTTKEYMREVTTIDPRWLVEFAPAFFKVSDPTKLSKQKKQQRLEPLYNRYEEPNAWRISRAFRRR, from the exons ATGGCGGAGCTGGCGGCGGCGGAGGAGCTCGCTAAGCTCGAGTACCTGTCGCTGGTGTCCAAGGTGTGCACCGAGCTCGACAACCACCTGGGCATCAACGACAAGGACCTGG CCGAGTTTGTGATAAGCCTTGCCGAGAAAAATACCACGTTTGACACGTTTAAAGCAATTCTTCTGAAGAATGGTGCTGAGTTCACT GATTCCCTCATCAGTAACCTGCTGCGTCTCATCCAGACAATGCGGCCTCCACCAAAACCATCCACGAGCAAAG AGGCAGTTGTCAAACCcaaatcagagaaagaaaagttgaGGGAATTGTATCCAGCCCTTTGCAGGCCAGACAATCCCAACATCAGG AACATGCTGGATGAAGATGATGTGAAGGTGGCAGCTGATGCCCTGAAGGAGCTCGAAGCTCTGATGCCCAGTGCAGACAAGCAGAGCAAGCAGAGGGGCAGCGACCATAG ggtgaagaaaaggaagaggagccGAAGCCGTAGCAGGGACAGGAAACGGAGGCACAGATCTCGCTCCAGGTCTCGTTCCAGGACTTGGGACAGGAACAGGGGAAAATCCAGATACAGGtcaaggagcaggagctggagccccAGTAAGGAGCGCAAGGATCGGGAGAAATACCTTGAGAAGAGCCATGAGAGGTGGAGAGACAAGCACATAGACCGACCACCAGCTGAGGAGCCTTCCATTGGGGACATCTACAATGGCAAAGTCACCAGCATAATGCAGTTTGGGTGCTTTGTGCAGCTGGAAGGACTGAG GAAACGTTGGGAGGGCTTGGTCCACATCTCAGAGCTGCGAAGAGAAGGACGGGTTGCCAATGTTGCTGATGTTGTGAGCAAAGGACAAAGAGTGAAAGTCAAAGTGTTATCTTTTACTGGGTCCAAAACCAGCCTGAGCATGAAG GATGTTGATCAAGACACTGGGGAAGACCTGAACCCAAACCGTAGGAGGAACCTGGTTGGAGAACCCAACGAGGAAAGCTCCATGAGGAACCCAGACAGACCCAGTCACCTGTCCCTGGTGAGCGCCCCCGAGGTGGAGGACGACAGCCTGGAGCGGAAACGCCTCACCCGCATTTCTGACCCGGAGAAGTGGGAGATAAAACAG ATGATTGCAGCTAATGTGCTTTCCAAGGAAGAGTTTCCTGACTTTGATGAGGAGACTGGGATTCTTCCTAAAGTTGATGATGAAGAAG ATGAGGATCTTGAGATTGAGCTGGTTGAAGAAGAGCCACCATTTCTTCGAGGTCACACTAAACAGAGCATGGATATGAGTCCCATTAAAATAGTAAAG AATCCAGATGgttccctgtcccaggctgccaTGATGCAAAGTGCTTTAGCTAAGGAGAGGCGAGAGCTTAAACAAGcccagagagaagcagagatggATTCCATCCCCATGGGCCTCAACACACACTGGGTGGATCCTCTCCCTGATG TGGATGGAAGACAAATAGCTGCCAACATGCGAGGTATTGGGATGATGCCAAATGATATCCCAGAGTGGAAGAAACATGCATTTGGTGGCAACAAAGCTTCTTATGGTAAGAAGACCCAGCTCTCCATCATTGAACAGAGAGAGAGCCTCCCAATCTTCAGACTGAAGGAGCAGCTGATACAA GCTGTGCATGACAACCAGATTCTGATTGTTATTGGAGAGACAGGATCTGGGAAAACAACCCAGATTACCCAGTACCTGGCTGAGGCAGGATATACCTCAAGAGGGAAGATTGGATGTACTCAGCCTCGCAGGGTGGCTGCAATGTCTGTTGCAAAGAGGGTGTCAGAGGAATTTGGTTGCTGCTTGGGACAAGAG GTTGGCTACACCATTAGGTTTGAGGACTGCACCAGCCCTGAGACTGTCATCAAATACATGACAGATGGCATGTTACTGAGAGAGTGCCTGATAGACCCAGATCTCACCCAGTATGCCATCATCATGCTGGATGAGGCCCATGAGAGGACCATCCATACAGATGTGCTCTTTGGCCTCCTGAAGAAG ACAGTGCAGAAACGGCAGGACATGAAGCTGATAGTGACATCAGCAACTCTGGATGCTGTGAAATTCTCTCAGTATTTCTATGAAGCACCAATCTTCACAATTCCTGGCAGAACATACCCAGTAGAAATTCTGTACACAAAAGAGCCAGAGACAGATTATTTGGATGCCAGTCTGATTACAGTAATGCAGATCCATTTAACAGAGCCACCAG GTGACATTTTGGTCTTTCTAACTGGCCAGGAAGAGATTGACACTGCCTGTGAGATCCTCTATGAGAGGATGAAATCTCTAGGACCTGATGTTCCAGAGTTAATTATCCTACCAGTGTATTCAGCATTGCCCAGTGAAATGCAGACCAGGATCTTTGACCCAGCCCCACCAGGGAGCAGAAAG GTTGTCATTGCCACCAACATTGCAGAGACATCTTTGACCATTGATGGAATATATTATGTGGTTGATCCTGGCTTTGTGAAGCAGAAAGTTTATAACTCCAAGACTGGAATTGACCAGCTGGTGGTGACACCAATTTCCCAG GCTCAGGCCAAGCAGcgtgcaggcagggctggcagaacAGGCCCAGGAAAATGCTACAGGCTGTACACAGAACGTGCCTACAGAGATGAGATGCTAACCACCAACGTGCCTGAAATCCAGAGGACAAATCTGGCCAGTACAGTGCTCTCCCTGAAG GCTATGGGCATCAATGATTTGCTGTCCTTTGACTTCATGGATGCTCCCCCCATGGAAACTCTCATTACTGCCATGGAGCAGCTCTAcaccctgggagctctggaTGATGAGGGGCTGCTCACTCGACTTGGGCGTAGG ATGGCAGAATTCCCCCTGGAGCCCATGCTGTGTAAGATGTTGATCATGTCTGTGCATCTGGGATGCAGTGAGGAGATGCTGACAATTGTGTCCATGCTGTCTGTGCAGAATGTGTTCTACAGGCCAAAG GATAAACAAGCACTTGCTGATCAAAAGAAAGCCAAGTTCCATCAAACAGAAGGTGACCACCTCACTCTGCTGGCTGTGTACAATTCCTGGAAGAACAATAAGTTTTCAAACCCCTGGTGCTATGAAAATTTCATCCAGGCCCGCTCCTTACGCCGGGCCCAGGACATTCGCAAGCAGATGTTGGGCATCATGGACAG GCATAAGCTGGATGTGGTGTCCTGTGGAAAGGCCACAGTTCGGGTCCAGAAGGCAATTTGCAGTGGCTTCTTCAGGAATGCAGCCAAGAAGGATCCCCAGGAGGGGTACAGGACACTCATTGACCAGCAGGTTGTCTACATCCACCCATCCAGTGCTCTCTTCAACAGGCAGCCTGAGTG GGTGGTGTATCACGAGCTGGTGTTGACCACCAAGGAGTACATGAGGGAGGTGACGACCATCGATCCTCGCTGGCTGGTGGAGTTTGCCCCAGCTTTCTTCAAGGTCTCTGACCCAACCAAGCTGAGCaagcagaagaagcagcagaggctggagccCCTCTACAACCGCTACGAGGAGCCCAACGCCTGGAGGATCTCCCGCGCCTTCCGCCGCCGCTGA